The Xiphophorus maculatus strain JP 163 A chromosome 7, X_maculatus-5.0-male, whole genome shotgun sequence region CGACGGATTTTTAAAAcgacataaaaacaattaagtAACAAAAGAGTTGACTGAAAAGCCAGGGGGAAAAAGTGTCTCaggaaaaattggaaaaaaaacaagcagtgtTAGTGGCTGCAGGAAtagtttgtttcataatttaaagGCTATTACTACAACAGCCACTTTGTATCAGCTAAATGAACAGCTAAAATAAAGGCTGTAACTTAAGATTGTAGTTGATTGCCTCCAAGGAAACTTCACCTTTTCCCTCTGCAATGTGGTGCAGGCTTGTCAGGGAACGTGTGCAGCTGAGCAGCCTGGAGCTCGCTGGAAATTCATCATCCTTAACAACTTGATCCACAGGCTGGAATTTCCCCTGAGtggcagaaaacagaaatataccTTACCGTTCCGCAGTGGGGGAAATTCACATAGAGCCAACAGGTCAGACAAATGTCTGCTTCTGTTGTTTCTACATGCAAAATAATTCAACACCTTATGAGATAACATACATTTCACATGCATGAAATTATAGCAAAGTAGTGAACAAAATATAGAACATCAGACTGAGGGGGGAATGTTTGCGCAACACGTGGCAAATATTAGATGCGCAAGATTTCAGGATTTTCCGAGagactaatatttaaaattaaaaacatcctGAAAAAATGACCAAACACGCTTCAACACCTGAGTGTGTCAATGTACAGGTACATctcaacaaattaaaacattgtgaaaaagtGCTATATTTTTCtcccacactttttccttccacttaactttcttCGAGTATGCTTCGATTTGGCACTGCGTGAACCCCAAGATTCTCAAGCTATGATCATTTGTGCGACTTAAGACACAGTCTCCTGACCCAGACTGAGAGCCCATTTAGGGACTCGGAAACATTTGCAGATGTTTTGAGCTAAGTAGCTAATTGGtttataatttttactttttcaaattttccaggaaactgtttttaaagttttcattatctgtaaggCACAAATCATCAAGATTACAAACAACAAgggcttgaaatatttcactcctCACGTGATGGATCTACAGAACGAACGAGTTTCACTCTGAAATTAGTGACCAaaaaaattttgcttttcacGATATTCAAATCTTTTGAGATCAACCTGTATTTTATAAGTTTGCAGGAATGTACAATTTGTGGTTCTTTACCTCTTGGCCAGATTTAATCATATAGGGCAATATCAAATAGAGAGGGTCCATCCGTGTTACGAAGAGAAGTTTTCCATCTGATTATAAACggagagaaaatatgaaaaaacattgGATTAGACATGAATTTACAAcaccagaacaaaaaaaacaggctaaacaacagcaacacatattatttaactttttagaaGAATAGAGGAAACATTGAAACTTCAAGACGTTAAATTTAACAATGGGAAACACTGATAGGGAATTGTGTcttgctttttgagatctttttgCTTATGTAATGTCAACCAAGTTATGTTTAGGtgatttcatttaattcaaGATTTAAAAGGGAagagaataatattttcatataGGGTAACATAGTTCAGAAACGTTTTGGCTTCTTAATAAATATAATCAACATTTGAAACTACATTCGGAAATTTTCTTTGTCTGGTATGAAGATTTGCTTGCTGGTATGAAATGTGTGACAAAAGacgaaaaacaaaagaaatgtggaGAGGGAGAAATATGTTTCCTACAGCACTCTAGACTGAAGTGAAAGAGCGGTTTTGGATTTATAAAACACTTCTAGGTTTTTACATGTGCTTGTTAGAATGGTCTCTTTCTAAATGGATGCTTTAAGTTTTTTAAGTGCAATTaagcttttctgtcttttactcTCTTTCAGTCGAGCTCTGATGAAAGACAAGACAGTCAAACTCTGACGCTGACAAGAAATGGGACACACCTCTCTGTACAGTCTGTCCAACAAACCAGGAGTGGAAGTCTTCTTCAAACGCCTTGACCTCGTACAGCTGTACATCACCAGCACTGAGCATGTACAGCGATGCCTCGTCTGCAAGAACAAGGGAAAATGAGGAACAGTGTTAATTTCACTTTTGCAACAGcagtaaacaaacaaagaaagagtCGCCCTCAAACCTTTTGGGAAATATGCAGGAACTcgggatgtttttttgtttgttgttgttttttttgtcgtaATAGAGTTTATCTTGtatccattttttaaatcttcatgTTCATCAACACTTGTAATCACTgatcaaacaaatatttttgtgctgTCTTcaaaaaaccagaaaataaatattattctgGGAAGGAGCTTGGGGGACATGGCAGAAAAAGCGTTTTCTGTCCTACCTTCACAATCATAAAAAATGGGGTATTTCCAAAACATGACTAGGACTTTAACTGGAACTACGAACTGTGGTCAAATGAGACAAACATTTAGCTTTCAGGCAACAACAATTCCAGGTGGATGTCGTGTGAAACAAAGGATGTCAGGAAACACCCAACGCCCTCTGTTAAGCATCATGGGGGATCTGTGATGCTCTGAGCCTGTTTCCTTTCTCCCATAGAACCAGGCTGCAGCCCAAAGCATTGCATAGTTTAACAAATACAATGagcttataaataaaaatcttgacCTCTCCTCCAGTGAACTAAACACAAGTCTTCACTGGCCTTTCTAGTGTATAATAATCAAAACATAGAAATGGCTCACCATAAACCCCAGATACGAGAAAACCAGGTTAAAATTCACCAATTGGTTTTTTACTGGCCAATTTTCCTTACCAGTTTTCTCACAGGTTCAACCTGATGATCCCAATTTTAACCGATTCTGGggagtttggtttatttttaagactATACAACATGACAGAGAAAAAATGTGCTGAAGGTTATTTGACAAAGGAAGTAGTTTTAATCCAACAGAAATTGAGGAATTCAAGGATTATCGCCATTACTgcattaatcagatttttattcaactcAAAACAAAGTGCACCAAAGTGCATAATGTTGGTTGAtgcatttcttgttttgatGCATTGACTGAACAGGGAGGACGAAATAGATTCAATAAAGATGAATTTACTTTAAGGCCATATGCACACCTTAAAAGGTGGAAAGAGCTacattaattgaaaaaataatctcatttaATTCAGATGGCAAGCATATATTTATTCTTCATGCTAAAAGGGATTGAACCATCATTTTGAGGTTTacaaaccagaaataaaataaccattAGTGCAGACCAAGAGATCCGTTTAACAGTGAAGACTTTAAAACCTGTAGAGGGATTCCTGAGCTTCACAAAATCTGGATCACAGTCGTGCTTCTGTGTTTCAACTGCTGAGTCTgtggacagaaaataaaaacagtcacaACAGGTAAAGAACTAACAATGGGATAAGAATCACTGTTtagacagatagatagacagacagatcTAGCAACTGCGCAAATGACAACAGTATGTTCATAACGTAGCATCAGCTAGCAATTAGAGGATATGTTCTTCTTTAATTAAGCTTACATGTATTTCACCTAGCTTAAAGACTAAGAATAGCACCACTACTTAAAGTCAGCTAAGCTAATGCCTTAGACACAGTTATTAAGCTTTAATAACTACTAGTAGGTTGTGTTTAATGGCAAGTTAGCACGATTAGTTGTCTTATTGTCCTTTGCTAGTAGCCTACCTGCGGCGATAACAACCCAGCTGTCATTATGTGTGTTTGGAGTCCGCTTCTTTTTAGCAGCCATGTTGTTTCTTTACACTTAGCCTAACTTTGCCCTTTCCCATCCCGTGGTAgctagttcttttttttttttttttttttttttttgcctgacaACATGAGCTCAGAAAAGGCGCCTTTCGGTGTCACTACTTCCTGCGTCGGTCACATACAAGTAAACACGGCGTTGATGGCGGCTCTGTTAAGTCGgctcttttcttgttttatttgaaaaaaatactgttgaaTTTATAAAATGCTTTGGCTTTGGTGTGTCCTCAAAACCTAGAGCAAAAGTCGCAATTTCTCACTTTTAATTTGACCTATTTACCTCTGATTTTAAGCAGTGGTATGCGCCAGTTTAACGTCACACCATCGGGTGTTCTCTGTAACGCCACTAGAGGTCACCCAAGAGCCTCTATTAAAATTCAATTGTGCCAAACTGTTAGAGCTTTCTCTCTATATAGCTacttatatatttaaaatatatatattatttgaaCTAATCAGTTTTTATCGACTAGAGCTTAAGGTTTCTGCTCGGAGGCCTTTCAGATTTGGTGGCCATTTGTCCTTTGGCACACCGGCATTTAACAGATTGAGGGATCCATCTGTGCTTTAATGAGAGGAGGGCATcgttctttctctctctctttctcaggATGTGACACTGTGCGTCTCAGTTGGTTTTCAGtgactcatttgtttttttgttatttttttcctgctgtacTGCTTATGTGCATGCCTGGAAAGGGGTTATGTAGGAAGCTTGGACTCCTAACTCATGTCCACCTTTTAtatatttcaatgtattttctctttaagaatAGGTGCAGCACAGAGGGATGagtgttttaagtgaaatataGTGCCTTGGAAAAATATGCcctttgaatgttttcacattgtgtcaacattatgacagaaaatgttaaaggatTTGACTGTAtggtaacatttttaaaagtcttacTCATCCCAtctgactttattttgatttatctatttcttttcattcacaACCAATCTAGTTCTAATCATTCTGCATGagtttcttatttcttttttgtctaaTGAAAATTGAtaaaacttcatatttttttccaactctgaccagcttcatTGTCCCTTTGAAAGGAAACCCCTCACACCAACATGATGCTACCGCCACATTGCTTCTCTGTGGGGATAATGTGTTTAGGGTgatgggaaaaatattttttctgctacACATAACATTTTGCATACGCCAAAATTGTTGGTCTTATCCAACCAGAGCACATTCTTCCATATTTGCCATGTTTCCCATTTATCACCTATGACTATATAATCTGGTTTAAGTATTTAAACCTTAAAgcacattttgtaaatgtactATTTCAATCATTTGTGGTACAAAtaatttgtgacaaaaatgctaatatttgaCTTTATAACCTCTGTAAACTTTTGAATAAGTCGACTTCTTACGGCTTTGGTTCACTGTCCATAGCAGCCAGATTTTGGGAGATATGTTGACAATTTATGTATGAAAGGATAATGTGAAGAAGATCAATGGATagtaattattttgtgaagcaCTGTTGCTCACCATGCCACATCAGTCTCTGCGCTCTGGCCATCttattttctcatcttttctctttttcatgtCTTCaccactttgtttcttttttttttttttttgctgtccgTGTTAGAACATCCTTTCTTTCCAAGCCTACTTGCCCGAATTTGAGCAACACATGTTCTGCAGCCTTTGAACGCTGCCTCAGCTCCACCTACAAATCACTTAGATTTATGTCACTGTAGTCTGTGGCAAAAAGAGCGTGGGGTGAGATATTGTCTGTGAATTACTCCTTTTATGGGACCCCGGAGCCCCGTACACAAGAGTATGACCAGCTTAAACAGAACATTGCATGAAAGCTttcttttatatctttttttggACTGGGGTGGGGTGCTGGGGGGCTTCTGTGTTTTTGATGGTCAGACAGAACAACAGCAGCCTTTTTTGGAGCAGTGGACCACAGACAGCCCCCAAGAGCCAAGCTCTCTGTCATCAGCACGCAAGAACAAAGTGGGTCTAAATTTAGGCCTGTGGCTTTGGACCCCCCATGCTGTGGACCTCTTGATCCTTCTCCAAACCTTGTTCCGCAATCCATATCATTCTTGCTTCCAATAAAGAGAATTTCAACACAGTCCGAGACCACTCCATGCTCCTTCCCGTTCTCATGTTTTgctactccttttttttttaagtttgctgGGGGGTTTTTAATATGGTGATTTCTCTAAACCTCTCTGGAGAGTTTCCTGTGACTAGTCACACTCGGCTGAGCAGACTGAACATCCAAGGGTCCTGTCATTCACTGTGGCCTCATTTGTGGTGGTCCAATGCAGGGTGACTGGTTGCAGCTTGCACATCAACTCGGCCTGGAGCGCTCATGCCCTCTGCGAGGGCTTTACGGCGGGTGTATTTTATGCTCCTTTTCATTTGGGTCGAGCATTTTTGGACAAAAACTGGCATTTCTTATCTGACATTGCTGCCAAGAGATTGTGGGATAAAAATAGAAGTCCTACGTCACTTAGATGTCGCTTATTCCGCACAGATGCATTCGGGGGGCTATTCTTTTTAATGCtgattttttgtaatttagaatACATTAAGATCTCcttttttacatatattcaGACAAATGCTCTGACACAATCACGCAGAGGGAATAAGAAAAGCAGATGTGGAGTGTTTCCCACTGCAGCAGAAGCATTTTGAGTCATCATCTGGGATTCCCTTCCTCTCACTTCCAAATATGGGTGGGATTGTGAGAAAGCAAGTGGAAGAATGCGAAAGAGCAGTGGAACCCCCCCAACCCCCAAGTGATGTCAGACGGAGCAGTGAGCCTCACACTGCCTGGAAATTCACAGGAAGGAATGTCAGGAATTCCAGCAGCAATGCTTTTCACTCAGGCATGTTTGTAAAATCTCTGAACCATACACACCTCCCGCTCtatcctccacacacacacacacacatacacatgccGTCATGTAGCATGTTTCACCAATCCTCTCACTGGGGAGATATTTCTTCCCGTAAAGTCTTATTCCCCTCACTCACACTCCCACTATGAAGTGGTGAGTCCTACTTCCCAGCATCGGGTTCTCTGTGCGAGGCCCCCCGGGTAAATGTGGTGTTTTCCCTCTCCCTGTGTGAGAACTGTGTGATTACATTAACCGTTTCCTGCTAGACAGATGCGTTTTGAAACAACAGTTGTGAGAAAGCGGTAGATCAAGGATAAATTAAGCTGATTCGTTCTAAAACAATAGGAAAAATAAAGGAGGTTGTAGTAACTGCTAAATTTACAATTGAAATTTTGTTCCAgtctttgtatttctgtttagaATCAAAATTTGATTTAGTTCACCAGGTTTATGCACACAAACGAGGAATTTTACTTTCAGTTCAGCTTTTGCTCTcaatgaagacatttaaaatataaacatatgtGAAAACgggaaaacagaaactaaaaatttgtttctttcaggTAACTATGTATATGTACAGTGGAATATGAATGGTAGCGATCTGTGCTTTCTGACTGCTAAGAGACAGCCTCGGGTAAGAAACTGTCCCTGTGATGGCTGGTTTGTGTAAATAGCGGCAACCTGAAGGTAAAATACTAAACGGCTTGTGTCCAgcatgtgtggggtctgcagagatgttagtTGCAAGTCCTGAATGGATGGAAAGTCAGTCCTGGCGATCTTCTCTGAGGACCTGATTGTCATTGCAGTTTTCATCTGTCCTGTTTTGCGGATTAGCCAAACCACACAGTGATGAACGAACAAGGAGCAGATTGAATGAAGGCAGTGTAGGATCAGCTTCTGTGGGAGGTTGTACTTCCTGAGGTCTCTGTTCCAAATAGTGTCTATGTTTGAGGACCATCTAAGAACACAAGAAAGATCCCTAAGGACACAAGAAAAGTTCACATCTCTACAATCCTGAGTGGGTTTTGCTCCATTTGGTTCTAATCCACTTCCTTTCTgtcaccagcacccctcctgatcccactagggacaagggggtaaagaaaatggatggatggatggatggatgggttttTAAAATGGGTAGTATTTTTTCTCCCATGGGGCTTTGTGAAATGTCACAGCTGGAAATGAACAAGTGTATTAATGATATCTACATTCTTCTATGGGGAGGTCATGCTGTTGTGCACTCCAGTTCATTGTCATGGAAGCTAAAGTGAATTCAACCATCATTAAGTTAATTGTAAAAGTGTTGCCCTGCTGTGAGAAGTCAAATGCTTTTTCCACCTTTGCTGTGGAAAAGGTCTTTACAACCATCCCAAAATCACATCCATATATACAAGCACAGCTCCAAAAGTTAGAATGTTGTGaaaagttcaatatttgttGTCACTGATATTAGAAAGCGAAGCTTTTATGTTACATTGATTAAATATAGAGAAGCcgtaatttcttttaattctggTTATTGTACAGGTACTAAAAACCCTAAATTCTGTCTTCATAGAATATTACAAACCATTATTAAAcaatatgttttaaacaaaaatattaggctctaaaatatatattttattctatgcaCCTATTCATTGGTTTATGGGTTTTGCattaattactgcatcaatgcggcGTGCCATGGAGGCAACATGATGTTTGTCTCATCAGTCCACAGTCCAGTTTGCTCAATCTCTTTCTTATTATTGAATCGTGAACTTTGGCCTTAACCGAGGCAACTAAAGCCTGCAATGCTTTCAGTCTTGCTCTGGGTATATTTATGAAATACCGGAAGAGTCATAGATATGATCTTTGAGTAGTTTCGTCAGTGATTTGCTTCACATCGATCTTTATCTTGATATTTCTTAAATTTGAATGTGTTGCTTCTTGACATCTTTTAATCTACTTCCTGTTGCTAGACAAGTTCTAGTAAAGTGATTTCCTGATTCAACAAGTGCGGTAGTAATTGAACTTTGTTCTCCCAAAAATTTCAAGTGGTGTTGTGCTTCATTGCACTTTAAAGCTGGTCTCACTTTTAATGAACTATTTAGAACAATTGCTGTTGGTCAGAAACGACAcgatttattaaaatgtgttcaaattTTATTCAAGAAACGAAAACGACGTAGAGCAAAATGTGTTTCCTTAGGAGTGTGTAATGGTGCATTATTCTGATGTTTGAATGACAGAAGTCTGTCAGGAATGTTTTGAAAGGGAAGAAGGCACATGTTAACCATTCCTGTAGCAAATGTTATCACacataaattgatttttttctctttttaaaacgtATTTCTGCATGGTTTTAAGAAGCGATAAAATATTAGGCGTTTAGACCTGAATAAGccataaaacagttttcttgttAGCACTACAACAATTCAGATATTATCTCTAGGCTTAAAACTGGTGGCTATAAATTTCACTATTAATCTAGAAGAAATTACAGACTAGGAATCATTTATGAAATTAAAGCATATTTTCTGACAGCCCCCAAATGAAACACAGTCGGATATAATAGCTCTTTTAAGTTTCAACCTCAGGCAGACTTTCTCCTGTCCAACATCTCTGC contains the following coding sequences:
- the rnaseh2b gene encoding ribonuclease H2 subunit B isoform X3, translated to MAAKKKRTPNTHNDSWVVIAADSAVETQKHDCDPDFVKLRNPSTDEASLYMLSAGDVQLYEVKAFEEDFHSWFVGQTVQRDGKLLFVTRMDPLYLILPYMIKSGQEGKFQPVDQVVKDDEFPASSRLLSCTRSLTSLHHIAEGKEVGSLKFHRYSQERTLNWLQKKVERTIVALKKKHICVGEGVKSTTYVRVKTESDNQEEDYLRYAHGLISEYISEELSKALLKHLGLPELKSAKETEPPSKPPKKMTAAQKTLAKVDKSGMKPMSSFFSPKTKAEKK